The DNA window ACACTCTTGGCTACACAACTTATGGACATATTCAATGATGTAATGTTGAAAGATGAAGGTATTCGGAGATCAATTCGCCTTGATGTCCAGGtaagaaaagataaaattaaaacttttctATGCCCATGAATTGATATGAGTGTTTGATCATATGCCTGTGTTTCCTTGAAATACAGGCATTTAAAGACAGGGATCCTTCCTGTTTGTCATATTGCTCAGCACTCTTATATCTAAAGgtatatatttcattcattatAATACCAATACCATTACCCTCCAATCATTCAGTATCCACTAAAGGAAAACTAGTACTAAGACCTTGAAAATGATTTAGGGTTACCATTCCTTGCAAGTGTATCGAGTAGCACACGCATTGTGGAGGATGGGTCGCAAGGTGTTAGCATTGGCATTACAAAGCCGAATTAGTGAGGTGATTTTGATTCCATGAATACATGCCTATTGCTCAAGTTTAGTCATTTCCCCTTTACATatgtattttctttctttctcagGTTTTTGGAGTTGACATACATCCAGGTATTGCTTGCTTTTTACCCGagtcttacaaaaaaaaatcaattcaatgTATAATATGTGCTGTGCTTTTGTGTCTGGATTGAGCGGACTACCTGCAGCTGCAATAATTGGAGAAGGAATTTTGTTGGATCATGGTACGGGTGTTGTTATTGGTGAAACAGCAGTTATAGGAAATCGAGTTTCATTGATGCAAGTGAGTATTTTTTATGCTTATCTGGATCTGAGTCGGACTAAATTCAGATATTTCCAAAATGAAAATGAAGTCAAATTCATGTCCTTGATATGATTTCTATCATTTGACATGAAAACAGGGAGTGACCCTAGGTGGAACTGGAAAGGAACTGGGTGATCGTCACCCAAAAGTAGGGCAAGGTGCGCTAATTGGAGCAAGTGCTATAATTCTAGGGAATATAAAAATAGGCGAAGGCGCTTTGGTAGCTGCTGGTTCGCTAGTCTTGAAGGATGTCCCTCCTCACAGGTAGAGCAAAATACAAACAAGAATTAAGATTATTGATTTCTTGATGAGGATGATGtatcttttgttttgtttgatgcTTTTTGATTAAAAGCATGGTGGCAGGAATACCAGCAACTATTATAGGCTATGTGGATGAGAAAGATCCATCCCTAACAATGAGGCATGGTAAGTGAATAATCTatgataaaacaaaaaatgaaccTTTACATTGAAACAATCGAATTAGttgaaagaacaaaaaaaaaaaacatgtttttgtgGTAGTAGGGTTCTTGAGTTTATTATTGGCTATGTTGCAGATGCAAGCAAAGAGTTCTTTGAGCATGCAGCTGATGCTGATAATCAAGCTGAGAGGGACTCTGTTGGTAAGTCCCATCCTTTTGTCCAGAAAAGGAACTAAAACAGTTTCTTGATGCTAATGTTGTCCAAAACTGTATAGGATCATCCAAGCTTCAAAGAAACAATGGCGGCATCATAAGAGAAGAGCCCTGAGTTTATATATGTATGAATCACACTATTTAAATCAGCAGATTTGGTACCAAATCAACCAATGTTTGATTTTCAGACAGCATTAAATTAGTGTTTAGCTAATTCATATGCAACAACTCTTGCTCTGTTATGTCTACAAATGCAAGATACAACAATTATGTTATGTAATGATTTTCAAGCTGAAAATGTTATTAGTTTTATGAAAGACAGCATTCTTTTTCCTTTCCTAAGCACTTGATTTCTTGCATGATTATGAATTTAATGCGAATAAAAACTTGTTACAAAAAAACATAATGTagcaataaaaagaaaaatgttgCACTAAAAACCGAATGATTGGATATCAAAGTCAACTAGTAACATGTGTAGAACATCCTTGTTACAGAATGCACAAGACAACAAAATCCATCATTCAAGTTTtgttacaaacaaaaataaaagctTTTCTAACACTaaaatgtgaaaagaaaagaatataTATCTGTAGAACAAACCAACACTAAAGATAAACTCAGCTGCGTCTGGATCTTGAGCCCGAACCAGCTCTCTTAGCTTCATCAGGCACAGAAGGAAACAATTCGACGTACCTCGATCCAATCAACATCTTATCCTTCCGCATCGCACTCTTAGCCTCATCAACAGAAGAAAACTCCACATAAGCATCTCCAGTTGCTCTCCCATCAGGGCGACAACCAATATATATCTTATCTTCTCCCAGATTGAAGTCTTCAAAGAACTCAATTATATCAGTTTTCGTTACAGAGAATGGAAGACCTCGCAGCCTTAAAACTTCTGTATAAGGTAGAATTTCCTTGTCTTGGGTCAGCTTTGGTCTGGCCTGTGGTGGTGGCGGTGGTGGGTTTGAACCGCGGCGACGGTTATGGGGGTGGTTATCATCGTCATAACTTCCATCTTGCCCGACCTCATTAGCAACAGCATTGTAATAATCGGATTTCTTGCATCCAAAAACTTCAATGTATCTTTTCCCCAAGTTTTGACGATTTCTTTGAAGTGCCATTTCAGATTGCATGGGTCCTGCAAAGACAACGAAAGCCTCTCCTGTGAAGGAATCGTCTTTAGTGACTAGCAATACATCGACGATATCGAGTCCAGCGAAGAACTTGTAGACGTCAATTTCACTGCAGTTGAAAGGAAGACCTCTCAAACGAACAGCAGGGAACATAACTGGCCTGAATCCAATTCCAACTCCATAAGGCTGGAACATGCTTGAACTGCTGCTCACTGCGAAGTAGGGATTTGATTCGATCATTCTTTGTCTCTTTGATCCAACCTCGTACCCTTCAGAAACCCCCCCGCTTCCCAACATCGCCCTTCAATAATtcatacccaaaaaaaaaaaacaaaaatcccCCACTCAACCTTGTTAATAAAAACCAAAACCCGGGTCAACCCACTTGTGTCATTGCCTAATCACTATGAAAAGATTGAGAAAAACGATCGAACGCCTAACATTACAGTCCCTCTTATAAACTCATGCCCTAAACTTGATAATAGAGAAATTAAACACTAATTCAGGAAACTCGGTCAAGTATTCCCGCATCCCATCAAAACAATAGAAGAAAAGGTCAAGAAACCCGAATCACTCCATGAAGACAAATAATTAAGATCAACGGCAAAAAGTAGAACAAATCGAATATAAATCAAAGGGTCGAAGCTAGAAGGCATGATTAAGAAatagaaagaaatcaaagacAAAATAGAGCTTACCCTCTGGCACCGTACATGCCTCCTCCAAAACGATCCATTTTAGGGGAAAGAAAATCCTCCACAAATCTTGATGATGTGCGCAGAGAGAGTGTAAGAGAAAGAGAGACAGAGACAAATAATAAGCTAGGGTTTGGTAAACTAGCATGTAAAGAGGCATATGCACATTTAagcttattttattatatttttatgatcttttaaaataataatttatttattttgtcaaaaaataaataaattattgaactGTTGTACAAAATAAcgtgaaaatattataacagaaaaaaaaaatatatatatatatatatattatttagaatatgatattattaaacAACCATTAACCTATGTATTTATATGAACCAATCTCAccaaaaagttaaaaattatttttttaaattatatatttttctcaatatttttaaatcattcacctttaatcattaaatttataaataaaattatttttattaattttaatatatatatatatatatatggtaagtaAGGCAGACAAAATTGAGAGTTTAAGTAAAATTGGTAGGCAGTTTTAATTCATAAAGtctagagtttatttaaaatcgtaagaatttaattttaaaaatattagatatatattattattattattattattattatttatatatataattaattattttatacctagttaattttagaaatttatatatttaaatataaaattaataaaacataat is part of the Impatiens glandulifera chromosome 1, dImpGla2.1, whole genome shotgun sequence genome and encodes:
- the LOC124920231 gene encoding serine acetyltransferase 4-like, producing the protein MEFMLEKVFPVYAIGLQKHDPAPPFQIVDSGHHVYDPIWDAIMEEARLEAEKEPILSSFLYASILCHDSLERALGFVLANRLQSPTLLATQLMDIFNDVMLKDEGIRRSIRLDVQAFKDRDPSCLSYCSALLYLKGYHSLQVYRVAHALWRMGRKVLALALQSRISEVFGVDIHPAAIIGEGILLDHGTGVVIGETAVIGNRVSLMQGVTLGGTGKELGDRHPKVGQGALIGASAIILGNIKIGEGALVAAGSLVLKDVPPHSMVAGIPATIIGYVDEKDPSLTMRHDASKEFFEHAADADNQAERDSVGSSKLQRNNGGIIREEP
- the LOC124920233 gene encoding heterogeneous nuclear ribonucleoprotein H3 isoform X2, which encodes MFQPYGVGIGFRPVMFPAVRLRGLPFNCSEIDVYKFFAGLDIVDVLLVTKDDSFTGEAFVVFAGPMQSEMALQRNRQNLGKRYIEVFGCKKSDYYNAVANEVGQDGSYDDDNHPHNRRRGSNPPPPPPQARPKLTQDKEILPYTEVLRLRGLPFSVTKTDIIEFFEDFNLGEDKIYIGCRPDGRATGDAYVEFSSVDEAKSAMRKDKMLIGSRYVELFPSVPDEAKRAGSGSRSRRS
- the LOC124920233 gene encoding heterogeneous nuclear ribonucleoprotein H2 isoform X1 — protein: MDRFGGGMYGARGAMLGSGGVSEGYEVGSKRQRMIESNPYFAVSSSSSMFQPYGVGIGFRPVMFPAVRLRGLPFNCSEIDVYKFFAGLDIVDVLLVTKDDSFTGEAFVVFAGPMQSEMALQRNRQNLGKRYIEVFGCKKSDYYNAVANEVGQDGSYDDDNHPHNRRRGSNPPPPPPQARPKLTQDKEILPYTEVLRLRGLPFSVTKTDIIEFFEDFNLGEDKIYIGCRPDGRATGDAYVEFSSVDEAKSAMRKDKMLIGSRYVELFPSVPDEAKRAGSGSRSRRS